The following DNA comes from Mycolicibacterium aromaticivorans JS19b1 = JCM 16368.
CCAGCGTCTCGGACGCGAGCTCACCGGCCTCGCGCAAGGCAAGGGCGAGGATCACCATGATGGCGTCACCGTCGACCACCCGGCCGTCGGCGTCTACCGCCAGGCAGCGGTCGGCGTCGCCATCATGTGCCAACCCCAGGTCGGCACCATGGGCCAGCACCGCAGCCTGCACCTGCTCCAGATGCGTTGAACCGCAGCCGTCGTTGATGTTCAGGCCGTCCGGTTCGGCGTTGATCGCGATCACGGTTGCGCCCGCAGCGTGGTAAGCGCGCGGCGCGGCCTGGAACGCGGCGCCGTTGGCACAGTCGACGACGACCGTCAGCCCGTCCAATCGCACCGGTGCCGCCCCACGGATGTGGTGCAGGTAGCGCTCCAGCGCATCGCGGGCATCGAGCACACGCCCGATCTCGGCACCGACCGGACGCAGCCCGGGACCCTGCGCGACGAGCTCTTCGATGCGATCCTCGGCGTCGTCGTCGAGCTTGTGTCCGCCAGGGCCGAAGATCTTGATGCCGTTGTCCGGCATCGCGTTGTGGGATGCCGAGATCATCACACCGAAGTCGGCGCCGTAGGCCGCGGTCAGAAAGGCCACCGCCGGTGTCGGCAACACTGCGACCCGCAGCGCGTCCACACCCTCACTGGTCACACCGGCGATCACCGCCGCCTCGAGCATCTCGCCGCTGGCGCGCGGATCACGGCCCACGACTGCGAGGCGCCTGCCGGAACTTCGGGTGGTCGCGAGCCGGCGCGCCGCCGCCGCGCCCAACGCCAGGCCCAGCTCGGCAGTCAGTTCTCGGTTGGCGACGCCGCGGACACCATCGGTCCCGAACAGTCGACCCATGTGGACAAATTTCTCACAACTAGCCGCTCAGAACACAACCAACGAGGTTAACGGCCGTGTCGCCGTCAAACTGACATTGCACCGAGACACCGAGAACGAACACTGCCCGCACCCGGTGCGGGTGCGGGCAGTGCGCCGCTGGTATCCAGCTGACTGACGATTACCGGCTGCCGGTCATCGGCGCCTCGGCAGGCGCCGGGGCGGCGGGCACGGCGGTCGCGCCGATACCCGCATTTGCGTGTCCGCTCTGGCCAGGAGCCAGTTCGGAGTTACCCGGCCCGGCCTGGGTGAACGTGTAGCTCACGCCCGTGGCGCTGCTGGCGCACACCGGAACTGTCGAGATCTCCTTGCTGGCGAGCTGCGGCAGCTTCGACGAGAGGTCGTCGCCCGGGCACACGCTGGTGGCCAGGGTCTGCGCGCTGCTGACCGACACGTTCTGGATCGTGCCGAGTTGCTCACCGTTGACGGTCAGGCCCACATTGAGCTGATCGCCGGCCGCCTGCGGCGCCTGGGGCTGCGGCGCCGGGGCCTCGGGAGCGGCATTCGCCAGTCCGAAACCACTCGCTACGAGCAGCGAGCCGCCAAGAACCGCACCAGCGGCCGTCTTAGTGAACGTGTTCATTTTCGCTCCTTTTCTTCTGCGTGATAGGCAGGGAATCAGAGCTGCGGGAGCACTCAGCTCACCTCACAGCCCCGAAGGAGAACACCGACCCCCCGAAGGGTCCCGCCTCCTACCTCGGGCAGCCGACGTTGCCGTCGGCCTCTAGAAGGCTTGCCGAAGAGCGGTTCGCTCAAACCACAACGTGAGAATCGACCTGGACACGCCCGCTGAGCAGGCAGCACGTGGTGTGACTCAGGACACAAACGACGCAGCTGGGCCACAAACGACGCACCGGGCGCCGCCAGCCGAAAGACTGGCGACGCCCGGTGGGCCGTTGCGTAGATGTACGCGGCAGATCAGCGCTTGCTGTACTGCGGCGCCTTGCGGGCCTTCTTGAGGCCGTACTTCTTGCGCTCGATGGCACGCGGGTCACGCGTGAGGAAGCCGGCCTTCTTCAGCGCCGGGCGGTCCTCGGGCTGCACCAGGATCAGCGCGCGGGCGATCGCGAGGCGAAGCGCACCGGCCTGACCCGAGGGGCCGCCGCCGTCGAGGTGGGCGTAGATATCGAAGCTGTCCACCCGGTCAACGGTCACCAGCGGGGCCTTGATCAGCTGCTGGTGCACCTTGTTCGGGAAATACGCCTCCAGGGTGCGGCCGTCGAGATTGAACTGGCCGGTGCCCGGCACCAGCCGAACCCGCACCACAGCCTCCTTGCGGCGGCCGACGGTCTGGATGGGACGGTCGATGATCACCGGAGCACGCGGCGTGCTCTCAGCAGCGGCCTCAGGGGTCTCGGGAGCCTCAGGCGCCTCGGCCACGTCGGCGGTCTCGGTCACTTCGGTCTCCACGACCTCGGTCACGTCTGTCGTTTCGCTCACTGGGCCACCTGCTTGATCTCGAACGGAATCGGCTGCTGGGCGGCATGCGGATGATCCGGGCCCGCGTAGACCTTGAGCTTCTTCTGGATCTGCCGGCTCAGCTTGTTGTGCGGCAGCATCCCGACGATGGCTTTCTCGACCACGCGATCGGCGTGCTTTTCCATCTCGTCGCCGAGGGTGCGCGCCCGCAGACCGCCGGGGTAACCCGAGTGACGGTAGGCCATCTTGGACTGGAGCTTGTCGCCGCTGACGGCGATCTTGTCGGCGTTGATGACGATGACGAAATCGCCACCGTCGACATTCGGCGTGAATGTCGGCTTGTGCTTGCCGCGCAACAGGTTTGCTGCCGCGACGGCGAGCCGGCCGAGCACCACGTCGGTGGCGTCGATGACGTACCACGAACGCGTGGTGTCACC
Coding sequences within:
- the glmM gene encoding phosphoglucosamine mutase is translated as MGRLFGTDGVRGVANRELTAELGLALGAAAARRLATTRSSGRRLAVVGRDPRASGEMLEAAVIAGVTSEGVDALRVAVLPTPAVAFLTAAYGADFGVMISASHNAMPDNGIKIFGPGGHKLDDDAEDRIEELVAQGPGLRPVGAEIGRVLDARDALERYLHHIRGAAPVRLDGLTVVVDCANGAAFQAAPRAYHAAGATVIAINAEPDGLNINDGCGSTHLEQVQAAVLAHGADLGLAHDGDADRCLAVDADGRVVDGDAIMVILALALREAGELASETLVATVMSNLGLHIAMREAGIAVRTTGVGDRYVLEELRAGEYSLGGEQSGHIVMPALGTTGDGVATGLRLMARMAQTGLSLAELAAPMQTLPQVLINVTVADKATVAEAPAVQSAVREAEAELGDTGRILLRPSGTEQMVRVMVEAADEDTARLLAIRVAESVSAEG
- the rpsI gene encoding 30S ribosomal protein S9; translation: MTEVVETEVTETADVAEAPEAPETPEAAAESTPRAPVIIDRPIQTVGRRKEAVVRVRLVPGTGQFNLDGRTLEAYFPNKVHQQLIKAPLVTVDRVDSFDIYAHLDGGGPSGQAGALRLAIARALILVQPEDRPALKKAGFLTRDPRAIERKKYGLKKARKAPQYSKR
- the rplM gene encoding 50S ribosomal protein L13, whose translation is MPTYTPKAGDTTRSWYVIDATDVVLGRLAVAAANLLRGKHKPTFTPNVDGGDFVIVINADKIAVSGDKLQSKMAYRHSGYPGGLRARTLGDEMEKHADRVVEKAIVGMLPHNKLSRQIQKKLKVYAGPDHPHAAQQPIPFEIKQVAQ